The following are encoded in a window of Kogia breviceps isolate mKogBre1 chromosome 12, mKogBre1 haplotype 1, whole genome shotgun sequence genomic DNA:
- the NANOG gene encoding homeobox protein NANOG isoform X2, with protein sequence MSVDPACPQSLRGPEASTSRESSPMPEIYGPEENYVSLQMSSAETHDMDTVSPLPSFSMDLLIQDSPDSSTSPRVKLLATAADKGTEKKEEKVLVRKQKTRTVFSQTQLCVLNDRFQRQKYLSLQQMQELSNILNLSYKQVKTWFQNQRMKCKRWQKNTWPRNSNIVTQGCLANSSGNLPMWGNQTWNNPTWSNQSWNSQSWGNQSWNSQSWSNQSWNSQSWGPQAWNNQTWNNQFNNYVEEFLQPQIQFQQNSPVSDLEAPLETAGESYNVIQQTAKYFNSQQQIMDLFPNYPLNIQPEDL encoded by the exons ATGAGTGTGGACCCAGCTTGTCCCCAAAGCCTGCGTGGCCCCGAAGCATCTACTTCTAGGGAATCTTCACCAATGCCTGAGATTTATGGGCCTGAAGAAAACTATGTGTCCTTGCAAATGTCATCTGCTGAGACCCACGACATGGACACTG tctctcctcttccttccttctccatggATCTGCTTATTCAGGACAGCCCTGATTCTTCCACAAGCCCCAGAGTAAAACTACTGGCCACGGCTGCAGACAAGGgcacagagaagaaggaagagaaggtccTGGTCAGGAAGCAGAAGACCAGAACCGTGTTCTCTCAGACGCAGCTGTGTGTGCTCAATGACAGATTTCAGAGGCAGAAATACCTCAGCCTCCAGCAAATGCAAGAACTTTCCAACATCCTGAACCTTAGCTACAAACAG GTTAAGACCTGGTTCCAGAACCAGAGAATGAAATGTAAGAGGTGGCAGAAAAACACCTGGCCGAGGAATAGCAACATTGTGAC CCAAGGATGCCTGGCGAACTCTTCCGGAAACCTGCCCATGTGGGGTAACCAGACCTGGAATAACCCAACTTGGAGCAACCAGAGCTGGAACAGTCAGTCCTGGGGCAACCAGAGCTGGAACAGTCAGTCCTGGAGCAACCAGAGCTGGAACAGTCAGTCCTGGGGCCCCCAAGCCTGGAATAACCAGACTTGGAACAATCAGTTCAACAACTATGTCGAGGAATTCCTGCAGCCCCAGATCCAGTTCCAGCAAAATTCTCCTGTCAGCGATTTGGAGGCCCCCTTGGAAACTGCCGGGGAAAGCTATAACGTAATACAGCAAACTGCTAAGTATTTCAATTCCCAACAGCAAATCATGGATTTATTCCCAAATTACCCTCTGAACATACAGCCTGAAGATTTGTAA
- the NANOG gene encoding homeobox protein NANOG isoform X1 translates to MSVDPACPQSLRGPEASTSRESSPMPEIYGPEENYVSLQMSSAETHDMDTVSPLPSFSMDLLIQDSPDSSTSPRVKLLATAADKGTEKKEEKVLVRKQKTRTVFSQTQLCVLNDRFQRQKYLSLQQMQELSNILNLSYKQVKTWFQNQRMKCKRWQKNTWPRNSNIVTQGPATTEYPGFYPYHQGCLANSSGNLPMWGNQTWNNPTWSNQSWNSQSWGNQSWNSQSWSNQSWNSQSWGPQAWNNQTWNNQFNNYVEEFLQPQIQFQQNSPVSDLEAPLETAGESYNVIQQTAKYFNSQQQIMDLFPNYPLNIQPEDL, encoded by the exons ATGAGTGTGGACCCAGCTTGTCCCCAAAGCCTGCGTGGCCCCGAAGCATCTACTTCTAGGGAATCTTCACCAATGCCTGAGATTTATGGGCCTGAAGAAAACTATGTGTCCTTGCAAATGTCATCTGCTGAGACCCACGACATGGACACTG tctctcctcttccttccttctccatggATCTGCTTATTCAGGACAGCCCTGATTCTTCCACAAGCCCCAGAGTAAAACTACTGGCCACGGCTGCAGACAAGGgcacagagaagaaggaagagaaggtccTGGTCAGGAAGCAGAAGACCAGAACCGTGTTCTCTCAGACGCAGCTGTGTGTGCTCAATGACAGATTTCAGAGGCAGAAATACCTCAGCCTCCAGCAAATGCAAGAACTTTCCAACATCCTGAACCTTAGCTACAAACAG GTTAAGACCTGGTTCCAGAACCAGAGAATGAAATGTAAGAGGTGGCAGAAAAACACCTGGCCGAGGAATAGCAACATTGTGACTCAG GGCCCAGCAACTACAGAATACCCAGGCTTCTATCCCTACCACCAAGGATGCCTGGCGAACTCTTCCGGAAACCTGCCCATGTGGGGTAACCAGACCTGGAATAACCCAACTTGGAGCAACCAGAGCTGGAACAGTCAGTCCTGGGGCAACCAGAGCTGGAACAGTCAGTCCTGGAGCAACCAGAGCTGGAACAGTCAGTCCTGGGGCCCCCAAGCCTGGAATAACCAGACTTGGAACAATCAGTTCAACAACTATGTCGAGGAATTCCTGCAGCCCCAGATCCAGTTCCAGCAAAATTCTCCTGTCAGCGATTTGGAGGCCCCCTTGGAAACTGCCGGGGAAAGCTATAACGTAATACAGCAAACTGCTAAGTATTTCAATTCCCAACAGCAAATCATGGATTTATTCCCAAATTACCCTCTGAACATACAGCCTGAAGATTTGTAA